Genomic DNA from Streptococcus uberis:
ATGTCCTGGTCTCCTGGAGCCACTTCTTTAATGTATTTAAGTTGTAACTGTCGTGGCCGATGGTGTCTCAAGAAATCATAACTTAAAACATCATACATCCAGTCTAAATATTTGCTATTGTTGACATGCCCATTCATATCAATATCAAAATAACGAACATGGTAAGTTTTGACTTGAGGATTTTCTAACTCTCTCATCTTAGGAGCACGACGCATCTTTTTGACACATTCAGACTGGTAAGGTTGCACCAAGTCTTCAGGAATGCTAACCACCTTACGCGTATCAGGAGCCATCAAGGCGAAATAGGTCAAAATATCCATGAGCAGGTTACCCTCTTGATCATAGATGTGGAATTGACGGTAACAAAAGAATTTATTATAAGAGATGGCTTCTGTTTCAATAGTGATTGTCTCGTTGAATTTAGGCAGACGTTTGATGGAAACCTCATAATCAGTAATAATCCATACCAAGTTATAGTTCTCCAAAACATAGTCGTCAGAACGACCTAACTTAGCAGATTGGCGCCCTGAAACGGTTAAACAATAAGCTAGCAACAAAGGTAATTTAGCATCTTGTTTGACATCACAGAGGTCAAAAGGCATAGTGAAGGTTTCTTGATAAACAAGTCCCATGATAAACTCCTAATCTAAAATAAATTTCTCAGCAACAGAGTCTCCTAAAAAGAGACCTTTTTTTGTCATTCTAACAGTCTTTGGATCATTAACCAGCAAGCCCTGACCAATCAGTTCCTGGACAATGTGACCGTAACGTTGGTCAAAAGAGAGACCAAATTTTTCTTCAAACCGGGCCACCGAAACGCCAGATTTCTTGCGGAGACCTAAAAAGAGCTCCTCTTCCATCATCTCATCCTGCGTTAGAACTTCTTCCGTCAAACGGGCATTGCCCTCACTAACGGCTTTCAGGTAATGCTGGATGGGAACGCGGTTGCGGTAACGAACACCATTGAGATAGCCAGAAGCACCAGCCCCACAACCGTAATATTCGTCATTGTCCCAATACATCAAGTTGTGTTGACTGTAATAACCAGGCTTAGAAAAGTTAGAAATTTCGTAGTGCTCAAAGCCATTGGCTTCCATTTCACTAATGATATACTCAAACATTTCAGCTTCCAAATCTTCCGTCGGCAGATTCAGTTTGCCACGACGCATCTTGTTCATAAATACCGTATGGTGTTCCAAAATCAAACTGTATAAAGACAGGTGCGGAATGTCTAAAGCTAAAGCTTTAGCAACATTTTCTTTAACCTGTTCCAAGGTTTGACCCGGCAAGGCGTAAATCAAATCAATGGAGATGTTATGAAAGCCTGCCGCCTTCAAACTGTCGATAGTAGTATAAATCTGAGCTTCATTATGACTACGGCCAATCTGTTTTAAATGCTTGTCGTTAAAGGTTTGCACACCTAGAGAAATCCGGTTTACAGCAGACTTTTTCAAAACTTGAATTTTGTCTTGATCCAAATCTCCAGGATTAGCCTCAATAGTGAACTCTTCAAGCTTTGAAAGGTCTAAATCACGGACCAACTCCGTCAAAAGGTAATCCAATTGAGAAGCCGTAATGGCCGTCGGTGTCCCCCCACCAATGTAGAGAGTCTTCAAAGATTTAATTTCATAGGAACGAAATTCCTGAATCAAGGCTCTTAAGTAATCATCCACGGGCTGATTTTTGATAAAAACCTTGGAAAAGTCACAGTAATAACAAATTTGTGTGCAAAAAGGGATATGCACATAAGCTGAAGTCGGTTTATTAATCATATGAGTATTATACCATGTTTGCAGAAGAGCTCCTAGCAAGTCTCACACTTTCAGGCGTCAAATACCAATCTTGGCCAGATGAATCCAAGTCGGCTCTGAAATCAGTTTTGGAATTAATTCAAAACCCGCTTCTAGCAGAAGTTCCTTAGCCTCTACCTTGCTAACGTGGAGCTGAAACACCAGATCTTTCCCAGCCGCAATTTCCTGAGCCTTGCCCTCGATGCCCTTGATTAAATCCATAGTGAATAGCTGGTCGTTCCCAGGTTCCAGAAAGAGATGAACCATGATAGTATGACTAATAATTTCCAACTTAAAAATAGCTATCACAATGCCATTACGCACCAGACGGAACCAGTTTTTCTGATTTCCTTTAATAGGGAAAATCCAAGGGCTTGCATAGTAGATGGGACTAGAATCAGGACCACCATAGTTCCAGTCTTTAATCATCTGGGCATTCGCCTCCTTTGACGAGGGAAGGACATAAAACCAAGGTTTTTTCTGCCAGAATTGAAAGAGCTTGGACATGTACCTGATCCGTCTGTCCTGCACAGCAGGGTCGTCTGTTTGGTAAATGTAATCCACATAGCCTGTCTGGTATTCAGGTACCAATTGTTGAAAATAAGTTTTAGCTTGATCGTCAAGCCTCTCTTGTAATTCAGCTAGCTTATCTATTGTTCTATGCCTCCATTTTCCGTATTTTTAATGAAAAAAGCGCCGTTTGTAACGACACCCTTTTGGTTTATGCAATTCCTATTTCAGTGCGAACAACATCAGCGATGGTATCTACATAGTAGTCCACTTCTTCGTCTGTTGGAGCTTCAGCCATAACACGGAGTAAAGGTTCTGTACCACTTGGTCTTACCAAGATACGGCCATTACCTTCCATTTCTGCTTCCATTTTTTCAATAATAGCTGCAATTGCGGGCACTTCCATTGCTTTGTGTTTCATACTGTTGTCAACACGAATATTGACTAATTTTTGTGGGTAGATTGTCACTTGGGCAGCCAATTCTGAAAGAGACATGCCTGTTTCTTTCATGACTTTGGTCAATTGGATAGCTGTTAATTGGCCATCACCTGTGGTGTTGTAATCCATGATAATCACATGACCTGATTGTTCACCACCTAGGTTATAGTTTGATTGACGTATTTCTTCAACCACATAACGGTCACCAACAGCTGTAACAGCTTTGTTAATACCGTGTTGGTCCAAGGCTTTGTGGAAGCCAAGGTTTGACATGACCGTTGTCACAATCGTGTTTTGAGCTAACAAGCCTTTTTCTGAAAGGTATTTCCCAATGATAAACATGATTTTGTCACCATCGACAATGTCACCATTCTCATCAACTGCGATGAGACGATCACTATCTCCATCAAAGGCTAGTCCAACAGCAGAACCTGTTTCTTTAACCAATTCTTGTAGTTTTTCTGGGTGTGTTGAACCGATGCCATCATTGATGTTCAAGCCGTTTGGTTGTTCACCAATGACAGAAATATCTGCTTGTAAGTCTAAGAAAACATCACGGGCTGAAACAGATGCTGCGCCATTAGCTGTATCCAAGGCAACTTTCATGCCTTCAAGATTAACACCCGTAGAAACCAAGAATTTTTCATACTTACGAAGACCTTCTGGGTAATCCACTAAGGTTCCTAAGCCTTCGGCACTTGGTCGTGGTAGAGTATCTTCTTCAGCATCTAAAAGGGCTTCAATTTCCAACTCTTGGTCGTCAGCCAATTTAAAGCCGTCGCTACCAAAGAATTTGATCCCATTGTCCAAAGCTGGGTTGTGGCTGGCAGAAATCATGACACCTGCGCTAGCATTTTCAGTACGAACCAAGTAAGAAACACCTGGTGTGGCCAAAACGCCTAATTTATAAACTTCAATGCCGACAGAAAGTAAACCAGCTACGAGAGCTGATTCTAACATTTCACCTGAGATACGTGTGTCACGCGCTACAAAGACGCGAGGTGTTCCAGTTTCGTGTTGACTTAAGACATACCCACCAAAACGGCCTAGTTTAAAGGCTAATTCAGGGGTTAATTCTACGTTGGCTTCTCCACGGACGCCATCTGTTCCAAAATATTTTCCCATAATTACTAAGCGAAATTCGCTTCCTCCATTTCATTTCCTTTGATATTATCTATTATTTCTTTTTGGTTGTCAACTGAACCGTCACGGAAGAAGGTTCAATGGAAACAATATCCGAATG
This window encodes:
- a CDS encoding acyl-ACP thioesterase domain-containing protein, yielding MGLVYQETFTMPFDLCDVKQDAKLPLLLAYCLTVSGRQSAKLGRSDDYVLENYNLVWIITDYEVSIKRLPKFNETITIETEAISYNKFFCYRQFHIYDQEGNLLMDILTYFALMAPDTRKVVSIPEDLVQPYQSECVKKMRRAPKMRELENPQVKTYHVRYFDIDMNGHVNNSKYLDWMYDVLSYDFLRHHRPRQLQLKYIKEVAPGDQDIASAFQLEGLTSYHHISSQGQINAQAIIDWEPID
- the hemW gene encoding radical SAM family heme chaperone HemW, whose amino-acid sequence is MINKPTSAYVHIPFCTQICYYCDFSKVFIKNQPVDDYLRALIQEFRSYEIKSLKTLYIGGGTPTAITASQLDYLLTELVRDLDLSKLEEFTIEANPGDLDQDKIQVLKKSAVNRISLGVQTFNDKHLKQIGRSHNEAQIYTTIDSLKAAGFHNISIDLIYALPGQTLEQVKENVAKALALDIPHLSLYSLILEHHTVFMNKMRRGKLNLPTEDLEAEMFEYIISEMEANGFEHYEISNFSKPGYYSQHNLMYWDNDEYYGCGAGASGYLNGVRYRNRVPIQHYLKAVSEGNARLTEEVLTQDEMMEEELFLGLRKKSGVSVARFEEKFGLSFDQRYGHIVQELIGQGLLVNDPKTVRMTKKGLFLGDSVAEKFILD
- the glmM gene encoding phosphoglucosamine mutase, with the protein product MGKYFGTDGVRGEANVELTPELAFKLGRFGGYVLSQHETGTPRVFVARDTRISGEMLESALVAGLLSVGIEVYKLGVLATPGVSYLVRTENASAGVMISASHNPALDNGIKFFGSDGFKLADDQELEIEALLDAEEDTLPRPSAEGLGTLVDYPEGLRKYEKFLVSTGVNLEGMKVALDTANGAASVSARDVFLDLQADISVIGEQPNGLNINDGIGSTHPEKLQELVKETGSAVGLAFDGDSDRLIAVDENGDIVDGDKIMFIIGKYLSEKGLLAQNTIVTTVMSNLGFHKALDQHGINKAVTAVGDRYVVEEIRQSNYNLGGEQSGHVIIMDYNTTGDGQLTAIQLTKVMKETGMSLSELAAQVTIYPQKLVNIRVDNSMKHKAMEVPAIAAIIEKMEAEMEGNGRILVRPSGTEPLLRVMAEAPTDEEVDYYVDTIADVVRTEIGIA